The following are encoded together in the Triticum dicoccoides isolate Atlit2015 ecotype Zavitan chromosome 6B, WEW_v2.0, whole genome shotgun sequence genome:
- the LOC119323218 gene encoding GDSL esterase/lipase At5g45910-like: MALTLLFSSLLLFCLNGVSSDSSYFTSLFTPGDSYFDTGNFLIMADPAIPEYNGNPPYGMTFFGRPTGRLCDGRVTVDFIAEQFGLPLLQASMLNSSDVSKGVNFAVGGATAIDIDFYERSKLVPYKLLNSSLTVQLGWFEELMPEICTAGRRYCFSNALFFVGEFGVKDYDLLWNAGKTEDEVRSYVPKVVKIIVMAVERLISEGAIYVVVPGNPPNGCSPIVLATRSSLSRMEDYDHIGCLRDINHVARYHNFVLREALDHLRGKYPHARIVFADFYNPIISILENPSHFGVADSDALRACCGGGGQYNWNTSAICGMPGVSACKDPTTYVSWDGVHYTEATYQYIANGWLYGPFADPPIMSAISYTREDLIKNITSNIRSSRIY, from the exons ATGGCACTCACGCTTTTGTTCTCCTCTCTCCTCCTTTTCTGTCTCAATGGCGTGAGCTCCGATTCAAGCTACTTCACCTCCTTGTTTACTCCCGGAGATTCCTACTTTGACACTGGCAATTTCCTGATCATGGCTGATCCGGCGATACCCGAGTATAATGGCAACCCACCCTACGGCATGACCTTCTTTGGCCGCCCCACTGGCCGCCTCTGTGATGGGAGAGTCACCGTCGATTTCATCG CCGAGCAGTTTGGTCTGCCACTTCTTCAAGCCTCCATGTTGAATAGCTCGGACGTGTCTAAAGGCGTAAATTTTGCTGTTGGTGGCGCGACAGCAATCGACATCGACTTCTACGAAAGGAGCAAACTGGTTCCATACAAGCTTTTGAACAGTTCTCTAACCGTACAGCTGGGCTGGTTTGAGGAACTCATGCCGGAAATTTGCACCGCAG GGCGCAGATATTGCTTCAGTAACGCCCTCTTCTTCGTTGGGGAGTTTGGAGTGAAGGACTACGACTTGTTGTGGAATGCCGGGAAGACGGAAGATGAAGTGCGGTCTTATGTACCAAAAGTTGTGAAAATTATTGTCATGGCCGTGGAG AGGCTTATCAGCGAAGGTGCAATATACGTGGTCGTGCCTGGGAATCCACCTAACGGGTGCTCACCCATCGTGCTAGCGACTCGCTCAAGCCTCAGCAGGATGGAGGACTACGACCATATTGGCTGCCTAAGAGACATCAACCACGTGGCTAGGTACCACAACTTTGTCCTCCGTGAGGCGCTGGACCATCTCAGGGGCAAGTACCCCCATGCGAGGATCGTCTTTGCTGACTTCTACAACCCAATAATCTCAATCCTTGAAAATCCCAGCCATTTCG GAGTCGCCGATTCTGATGCTCTACGGGCTTGTTGCGGAGGCGGCGGGCAGTACAACTGGAATACGAGCGCCATATGTGGCATGCCAGGCGTGAGTGCCTGCAAGGACCCCACAACATACGTGAGCTGGGATGGAGTTCACTACACCGAGGCCACATACCAGTACATTGCCAATGGATGGCTCTATGGTCCTTTCGCCGATCCGCCTATAATGTCTGCTATTAGCTACACGCGAGAAGATTTGATTAAAAATATTACAAGCAACATAAGGAGTTCACGAATATATTAA